From Salarias fasciatus chromosome 8, fSalaFa1.1, whole genome shotgun sequence:
CACTAAGACGCGTTCAGGTACTCCACCTGTTCAGAGGCGGACGAACGACGTCAGCGCCGCGAACAAAAGAAGAATGAGGAAGGAGAGTTCATCCAGCGGGTCAAGAGGGACGACAAGAAACCGAGCTCTCCTCCGACTTGAGGGAAAGTGTTTTTAAACACCGGAGGAAAGTTTTCTGGGGGGAATGGCGCGCAGCTGCACCGGGGGCTGCTGCGCCCGGTTCGCGGAGCGGCACCAGTCGGGGCTGAATTTCGGGCTGCTGGTGGTCGCCTACATCCTGTACCTCGTTATCGGCGCGGGGATCTTCACCGCCATCGAGCTGCCCTACGAGCGCGAGCTCCGCCAGGAGCTGCGGGCGGCCCGCGAGGACTTCCTGAGCGAGAACACCTGCGTGTCCGACGCgcgcctggaggagctgctggcgcGCGCGCTGGACGCCAGCAATTATGGAGTGTCCGTGTTGAATAACGACACGCACCGCAACTGGGACTTCGTGTCCTCCCTGTTCTTCACCAGCACCGTGCTGACCACCACAGGTGAGGCCGCAGAACATGTACACAAGAGCAACGGTGGGAAGAGCGTGTTTGCTCTGTCATCATGAGGCTGTGTAACCACTTACCTGTGTAAATTTACCTTACATGACTTACCCGGGgtgttttctctttctattTGCTTAATGGTTTGAAGATTCCCCacaaatatgtggaaaatataACGAGCATCGCCCATTTTCGTGTATCCTAATTTATAAAGAAGCTCGTTAAggattgttttaattaaatacaaaaggacaaaaatgcctttCAAAGAGCTACAGTGTCACCAGATCCTGCTGGTGAGTGTTTCCTGCTCACCCAGTAAGTCAGCATAGTGTCATGCTCATCCATTAGTGATATTTCAAAGGCAAATTGTATTGAGTAACGCATATTATCATCACATAGCAACCTAATAAACAGATGATGATGTCTGTACTTAATAAGATATTCCTCATGTCAAGCCTTAAATCCATAAACTGTTTCCAAGCTGTTCTAAAAATGCTCCCAGATCATAATGTGTTAATTCAAACAGCATGTTTTAACCAAAGTTTACAAAGAACTTTGACAAGAAAATGCCCctataacacacaaaaaaagatcaaaagCCAGTAGAATGTCAAAGGACTAGAAATTCACAAAGGCATGAATCAACAGAGCAAAGAAGTTCAgaacaggaacagaaaaaaatgaaataaaaaagtagCATGGACTGACAGattaaagtgaaattaaataGAGTACTATAAAAAACAATACATGAAAGCAGGTTTTGTGCTGTAAAATCACAGTAATATTGAAAAAACATCTAAATACAATACATTATTatgaaataacataaaatattacagagagagagcagtctTAGTTTTTCTCTTGTGACATTTAAACTCAAGAAAagttattgttgtgttttgttctaTACCCTCACAAAATGCAAATGTTGCTTAAGTGTGACATTTATAAAACAACTCCAAGTGATTCGGTGTCTTTTTTTCCCGCTTCAGTTGGAAGACAACAACCCTGATGCTTTGGAGAACCTTCAGGATGTAGATTTATAGCAAAGGAAAGGagcacatccagcctcacattaTCTCACCTAACCAGTAAAGTGATAACATATGAGTAAAGTAAACTCACAATTTTTCCATTACCTTTAGTGCAGCAGAGAAGTACaggcatgcatttttttttcttcagcctgAGATGTCTTGAAAAATTTCAGTCtgaatttgagtttttttttttttttaactccccAAACTAATGCGGGCAAAAGCCTGCTGCTTTTCAGGGTACAAGCTTCCAGCAGCCTTTAGCAGACGCCTCTTTCACACACTCCACCTCACAGAATAGATTTGTTGAAAAAGTAGCTCCTTTTTACTGCAACATCTCAGTGCGACTGACTGCTCACTTCAGGGTCTCAGCATTGTGTTATGTCTGCTAATCTCACTGAAACACCCTCATGAATTTGGGACAGCAGATATTTGTTTGGGGGGGAGAAGTCTATGTCTGGTTGGTAATGTCTGCTTGAGGCTAAAGCCTCTGTAATTGTGGTTGAACGTGTAAAACTGAACATCTGGCTTCTGAAGAATGTAAACACACCCCTGGATTTGACCTGTGCTGCCTGTTGCTTTCAGGCTATGGCCACACTGTCCCACTCTCCGACGAAGGGAAGGCCTTCTGCATCTTCTACACTCTCCTCGGCGTCCCCGccaccctcttcttcctctccgtTGTCGTTCAAAGGATCATGGTCGTTGTGAGCCGGCGCCCGGTGTCGTACTTCCACAGGCGATGGGCCATGTCCAAAGCAAAGCTGGCTCTTATCCACGCCACCTGCCTGGCCCTCATCATGGTCCTGCTCTTACTCATTATCCCCGCTTGGATCTTCATCACCATGGAGAGAGACTGGAACTTTCTGGAGTCCCTGTATTTCTGTTTCATCTCTCTGACGACCATTGGCCTGGGGGATTACGTCCCTGGAGAGACTCACAGTAAAGAAGACAACCCGCACCCACAGCTGTACCGGCTGGCCATTACAGGTGAGCAGGCTGCTAAACATGTTGCATACATTTCCAAAAAGCGAAGATCGTGGTTCTACACTTGTTTAAAAATAGTTTAATGAGGCTAACAGACACTGACTGCATGTTGAATTAGGCTCAGCTTGTCTGTGTATAATGGTTGCTGGTGTGGTTCACATGTTCTAACTTTGTTGTAACAACCTGGCAATTTCTAAAATTCCAATATattgcagtgttgttgttttaaacctTGTTATATATCTTTAAAGCTCCCCAAAGTATTGCAGAGGGCACCATTATTCCCATTTGGGACCCGCTACACACAGCCATGTCTGCTGAGGCAGATGGGAATGTCGTTAGCTTTACAGCTATTTGGCCATAAAGCGACGTGTTCCTCATCTGGAAACCGCATATTGGAAtgtgcctgaacacacaccgatCAGTTACGCAGGACGCTGTTGTCATGTTTTTGGCCTTGTGGATGAATCATTTCAAACATCGTAATGAACTCCTGAGAGGAACATCCGGCTCTGGGGCAGTTAAATGCTTGACTGTGTTCACCTGCTAACACAGTGTCCCACTTAGAAATGAGTTTCAGGTCTTGTGGACCAAGAATGAAAAAACCAGCTGTTTTTTGTTATGGtccagacagaaaaaacactcagTTGAAACATGCTATAAATCTCATTAAGTCAAGAGGAAGAGCAGATTCACCTGATGAATCTCTGTTCTCTCTcgctttattttccttttctcactTCACACTTTGAGGTAAAACAACTGTGAAGATTTGACAGTTTTACCTGGCATGAAAATAATTCACAGAAGCATTTCCAAAACAGTGGAATGTGTTAAATACAGgttcaggatgttttttttttgtttttttttacgatTTGCTATTCAGGCTTATTTGATTGACAAAGCTTAATATAGCAGCGATCATTAGCTGCTAAGTCCTTATTCATACACCAagcctttatttattcttcGTCATACTGCAGGCTCTTTGTTCCATCGTGCGTTCCTCTGTGTGCTTGTTCTTCCAGTCTACCTGTTAGTGGGCCTGGTGTGCGTCCTGGTGGTGATGGAGACGTGTTACGAACTGCCCCAGATGAGACGCTTCAGGCAGCGCTTCTACCTGGAAAAAGTCCGGGAGCTGGACTCAGAGACCACCAACATCATCGAGCGGGACCACGCCAGCGACGAGCTGCACGAGCCGGCGCGTCCCGGGACGCCCCAGCCGCCGGCCTTCTCCTCGGTGCTGGAGCAGGCCGCGTCGATGCGGCAGGACGGCGGCCCGCCGCCTTACACCCCAGCATCAGGATCCACCATCAACCAGCAAGCCAGATGACAGGCCGCGCGGGGAAGTCCCTGTACTCATTAGGACTCTGGTCTGTGAACCCTTGCTGCTGATCT
This genomic window contains:
- the LOC115393075 gene encoding potassium channel subfamily K member 1-like is translated as MARSCTGGCCARFAERHQSGLNFGLLVVAYILYLVIGAGIFTAIELPYERELRQELRAAREDFLSENTCVSDARLEELLARALDASNYGVSVLNNDTHRNWDFVSSLFFTSTVLTTTGYGHTVPLSDEGKAFCIFYTLLGVPATLFFLSVVVQRIMVVVSRRPVSYFHRRWAMSKAKLALIHATCLALIMVLLLLIIPAWIFITMERDWNFLESLYFCFISLTTIGLGDYVPGETHSKEDNPHPQLYRLAITVYLLVGLVCVLVVMETCYELPQMRRFRQRFYLEKVRELDSETTNIIERDHASDELHEPARPGTPQPPAFSSVLEQAASMRQDGGPPPYTPASGSTINQQAR